CAATGCATATATCTAAACAATCATACACGTTTATATATACATATATATAGAGACATAGGAAATTAGGAATGCGCTTGTACAAACATGATAATAACATCTTCAAGGTGAAAATTAAGCAATGATTAGGCTCCCTGCAACTTCCTGTGAAATCGAATTTTCGGCATAAATCCAGACTCCTGTTAAAATTATATCATCAATGGTGTGGCTATCTATTATGGCCTGTTGTTTTTTGAACTATTGGAGCTTTGAACAGATCTAAGTATACTTGCTTATTAGGTGCCTGTTAATATCTGTCATGCAGGAGCTCCTAGTTCCATATTCGACACTAATTGCTTCACCGAGTTCTTCTTTGTTTGATCTCTGTCAAGAACGTGTCAAATGATTGGATTCATTTGCAGGTACCAAACAGAGCCATCTCCTTTCTTGTCCCCAAAACAGTTATAGAACGTGAGAAGGTTCACATCAGAGCAATGAGAGACAAGTAGTAGAGAAAATCTTTGCTCTGTTTCTTCTGATTGTGTCTTAAAACAAAATGTTTCAACCTTTATCCAAAAATTATACATGACCATGCCTCAAAATGATTCTATTACAGAACAGGGGGTAATGATTCTAGACACTCACTCCCAGTTCTCATGACTCGTCTGCCAATCATCATCATCTTCTCTCGGCGGCCTCACCACCAAAAGAACCATCCCCAAACTCTCCTCCACACTCCCTTCCTTCAACACCGATCCTTTCTTCAGCTTCAGCCCACTCTCACCCGCCACAAGATAGTATCCATCACCACTCTCCACCGCACTCCTCTCCCTATCCACCACCACAAGCAACGGCTCCTCCTTGCCATCCCAAGGCAGCACCTTCCTATCATCCCTGAAAGAAACCGCAACACCGCCTCTCCCAATCGCCGCCACGGGCTTCCACGACGGAAGAACCACCCATCTCTTCCACCCTCTCTCCGCCTCAACAACCTTGAAGTCCCCTCCCGCATTAATCTCCCTCGGAGCTTCGAGAACGTTCCTCTCACCTTCCTCCGCTTTACAGACAGGTAAAACAACAACAGAGCTCGCACCTGCCACCTCTCCGAACTTTAGCCTCACTACAGGAATCGTAACGGCTTTAACTTCCTCCACCTTCACCTTCTCCTCTTCCTCCCCTCCTATAAATAGATTGGTAAACCGACCGGTTTAATATTCTGTTAAGCGGTTTAATAGTTTGTTACGATTTCAACCAGAAATTAATATACCTCCGTGCAACTCTTTCTCCAACTTCTTCTTCGCCTTCTCTGACTCAGCAGCGTCCAACGCCAGCTGGAGCATCGACGTCCTCTGCTCCGATGGATTCTTGTTCTCTCTGCTCTGCCTATAATACAAGAAAGCGAGACAATCTCCGGGGAGGTTGTAATCGAAATCAACCCAGCCGACGTCTCCGCGGCGGCTAGGGTAATCCTTAATCGCACGCGCGAGGTCCTGAGCCTTTTTCGAGTCGAAGCTCCGATCTATGATGTAAGTCGCGGCGGCGACGCGCTGCGTGGTGCTGAGGAGGCGGATCTCGTAG
This sequence is a window from Brassica oleracea var. oleracea cultivar TO1000 chromosome C1, BOL, whole genome shotgun sequence. Protein-coding genes within it:
- the LOC106334500 gene encoding rubisco accumulation factor 2, chloroplastic; protein product: MVSLTATIIKSSLFTPFTQSTTHGFPTNPITRPVNPAPHTLTVTANVSRKPQNMIPKNPPARQNLYQPFRPPSSPVPPQFRSLDSAGKIEILAGRLALWFEYAPLISSLYAEGLTPPNIEELTGISSIEQNRLIVGTKVRDSIAQSLHEPELIAAFDTGGAELLYEIRLLSTTQRVAAATYIIDRSFDSKKAQDLARAIKDYPSRRGDVGWVDFDYNLPGDCLAFLYYRQSRENKNPSEQRTSMLQLALDAAESEKAKKKLEKELHGGGEEEEKVKVEEVKAVTIPVVRLKFGEVAGASSVVVLPVCKAEEGERNVLEAPREINAGGDFKVVEAERGWKRWVVLPSWKPVAAIGRGGVAVSFRDDRKVLPWDGKEEPLLVVVDRERSAVESGDGYYLVAGESGLKLKKGSVLKEGSVEESLGMVLLVVRPPREDDDDWQTSHENWE